The Myotis daubentonii chromosome 1, mMyoDau2.1, whole genome shotgun sequence genome includes the window GCTCGGAGGTCCTTTGGGTGGGTGCCTGGCGGAGAGGCCTGGGAAGCGCCCATAGCTGCCTGGTTGGGTGTCTCTCCGGCCCAGAGCCTCTGTCCTGCCTCCCGCAagcctggccccaggcagaacaGGCCCCCCTCAGGACTACTTTGGTCTCAGCTCTTGGTCCTGGGTTTCTTCCCCTGGTGTGGCTGATCTGAGTTTCACAAAATAGCCTGGCGGATGCTGGCTGTGCTGAGCCTCATTGAAGAGTTTTTCATGCAGCAAGAAAGCGCCCTctgggaccctcctcctcctccttctcctcatctcctcctcatcatcatctcctcctcctcctcctcctcgcagCCCATGGCCACTTcttctccagctgctccagcagtGGGTTGCCTTCTAAGTCAGGGGTCTTAACGCTGTCGGTCCTAACGATGCAGGTGGGGCGATGCCGGCTGAGCatcaggatgagctgctgctgctgccactcctgCTTCAGCTCCTCCATCCGGGTTTTCAGCTCCGCATTCATGTGCTCCAGCCACTCAGGTTCCCGCTGCAGAAGCTCCTTCCGCTCCTTCTTCTTGTTTTGGCACGGGGCTGCCGCCACTTTGTTCTTTTCCCGGCCCCTTTTCCACCGCACTATTTGTAAAATGCCAATCACATAAAATTTTCATGATGATTCAATGTTATAGCAAATATATATCCAGGGATTTAAGTCTTTATATTTAGTGCCCATCCACTCCTTCTCAGCTCATTATAATATGATTTTAATTCTCTATTCATTAAAGAAAACTATAATTACCATTCAATATATgcaaagcttttttaaaattgatttttagatagcagaaagaagaaagaaagtgaaacattgatttgctgttccacttatttatacattcattggttccccggagcctgcaggctgggggaaaaGACCCAGAGGCCTGCGGGCCAGGAGGAGGAACTCAGAGACCAGTCTGACGGTGGCATGGCTCCGGTTCCCCAGAGCCTGCGGCGGGGGGGcaccgagaggtgctccatgcatctcatggtgaccagtcatttggtcattttgGTTGTGAcacctctggccttttattattatgataccCCGGACACAGGTAAtagaaggcctagggtggggtgggaattgggtAGAGGGTGCAAAGGAGGGGAATGAGTGACATATGTAATAACCTCAAcaataaacagaaatatttttttaaagttatatgaaAGAAAAGTACCACAAGGGTCCCTAACCCCATCTAAGAGACTTAGAGAGGGCTACCTTGAATCAGAGATGTCTACActaaaatctaaaaattaagagTTATATATGCCTAGTGTCCcaatgttaaaataattatacattaTTATGAATTATCTTAAACACTCATGTaaagatgaaaaattattttttctatctaACACTTAGAGTAGCAATTCCA containing:
- the LOC132238027 gene encoding jun dimerization protein 2-like, with product MSPGHLSWPLTRSAHGVSADLCRQVSQYPEPALDLRWKRGREKNKVAAAPCQNKKKERKELLQREPEWLEHMNAELKTRMEELKQEWQQQQLILMLSRHRPTCIVRTDSVKTPDLEGNPLLEQLEKKWPWAARRRRRRR